Proteins co-encoded in one Pseudopipra pipra isolate bDixPip1 chromosome 12, bDixPip1.hap1, whole genome shotgun sequence genomic window:
- the BNIP2 gene encoding BCL2/adenovirus E1B 19 kDa protein-interacting protein 2 isoform X3 → MEGVEFKEEWQDEDFPRPLPEDDPVESETLAAAGTESQADAEVNGTKVRKKLVAPDISLNLDSSEQPALSDDLDESGEIDLDDLDTPSENSNEFEWEDDLPKPKTTDVIRKGSLTEYTEAEEKDDGRRWRMFRIGEQDHRVDMKAIEPYKKVISHGGYYGDGLNAIVVFAVCFMPESSQPNYRYLMDNLFKYVIGTLELLVAENYMIVYLNGATTRRKMPSLGWLRKCYQQIDRRLRKNLKSLIIVHPSWFIRTLLAITKPFIRVDQELNGKQEQKSEQ, encoded by the exons ATGGAAGGTGTTGAGTTTAAGGAAGAATGGCAAGATGAAGATTTTCCAAg GCCCCTGCCAGAGGATGATCCTGTTGAATCTGAAACATtggctgcagctggaacagAAAGCCAGGCTG aTGCAGAGGTTAATGGAACCAAAGTGAGGAAGAAACTAGTGGCTCCAGATATCAGCTTAAATTTGGATTCCAGTGAGCAACCTGCTTTGTCTGATGACTTGGATGAGAGTGGAGAGATTGATTTGGATGATTTAGATACTCCTTCAGAAAACAGTAATGAATTTGAATGGGAAG ATGATCTTCCCAAACCAAAAACTACTGATGTGATTCGGAAGGGCTCCCTCACTGAGTACACTGAGGCAGAGGAGAAGGACGATGGGCGGCGCTGGCGGATGTTCCGGATCGGAGAGCAGGACCACAGGGTGGACATGAAGGCAATTGAACCCTATAAAAAAGTTATCAGTCATGGGG GTTATTATGGTGATGGGTTAAATGCCATTGTTgtgtttgctgtttgctttaTGCCTGAAAGCAGCCAGCCTAACTACAGATACCTGATGGACAATCTATTTAA GTATGTAATTGGCACTTTAGAGCTGTTGGTAGCTGAGAACTATATGATAGTTTACCTGAATGGTGCAACCACACGGAGGAAAATGCCCAGTCTAGGCTGGCTCAGGAAGTGTTACCAGCAGATTGACAGAAG GTTAaggaaaaatctgaaatcaCTGATTATAGTTCATCCTTCTTGGTTCATCAGAACACTCCTGGCCATCACAAAACCTTTTATTAG AGTTGACCAAGAGCTGAATGGAAAACAAGAGCAGAAAAGTGAACAGTAA
- the BNIP2 gene encoding BCL2/adenovirus E1B 19 kDa protein-interacting protein 2 isoform X2 yields MEGVEFKEEWQDEDFPRPLPEDDPVESETLAAAGTESQADAEVNGTKVRKKLVAPDISLNLDSSEQPALSDDLDESGEIDLDDLDTPSENSNEFEWEDDLPKPKTTDVIRKGSLTEYTEAEEKDDGRRWRMFRIGEQDHRVDMKAIEPYKKVISHGGYYGDGLNAIVVFAVCFMPESSQPNYRYLMDNLFKYVIGTLELLVAENYMIVYLNGATTRRKMPSLGWLRKCYQQIDRRLRKNLKSLIIVHPSWFIRTLLAITKPFISSKFSQKIRYVFTLAELAELIPMEYVGIPECIKQVDQELNGKQEQKSEQ; encoded by the exons ATGGAAGGTGTTGAGTTTAAGGAAGAATGGCAAGATGAAGATTTTCCAAg GCCCCTGCCAGAGGATGATCCTGTTGAATCTGAAACATtggctgcagctggaacagAAAGCCAGGCTG aTGCAGAGGTTAATGGAACCAAAGTGAGGAAGAAACTAGTGGCTCCAGATATCAGCTTAAATTTGGATTCCAGTGAGCAACCTGCTTTGTCTGATGACTTGGATGAGAGTGGAGAGATTGATTTGGATGATTTAGATACTCCTTCAGAAAACAGTAATGAATTTGAATGGGAAG ATGATCTTCCCAAACCAAAAACTACTGATGTGATTCGGAAGGGCTCCCTCACTGAGTACACTGAGGCAGAGGAGAAGGACGATGGGCGGCGCTGGCGGATGTTCCGGATCGGAGAGCAGGACCACAGGGTGGACATGAAGGCAATTGAACCCTATAAAAAAGTTATCAGTCATGGGG GTTATTATGGTGATGGGTTAAATGCCATTGTTgtgtttgctgtttgctttaTGCCTGAAAGCAGCCAGCCTAACTACAGATACCTGATGGACAATCTATTTAA GTATGTAATTGGCACTTTAGAGCTGTTGGTAGCTGAGAACTATATGATAGTTTACCTGAATGGTGCAACCACACGGAGGAAAATGCCCAGTCTAGGCTGGCTCAGGAAGTGTTACCAGCAGATTGACAGAAG GTTAaggaaaaatctgaaatcaCTGATTATAGTTCATCCTTCTTGGTTCATCAGAACACTCCTGGCCATCACAAAACCTTTTATTAG CTCAAAATTCAGCCAAAAAATTAGGTATGTCTTTACCCTGGCAGAACTAGCTGAGCTCATCCCCATGGAGTACGTTGGCATCCCAGAGTGCATAAAACA AGTTGACCAAGAGCTGAATGGAAAACAAGAGCAGAAAAGTGAACAGTAA
- the BNIP2 gene encoding BCL2/adenovirus E1B 19 kDa protein-interacting protein 2 isoform X1 — MEGVEFKEEWQDEDFPRPLPEDDPVESETLAAAGTESQADAEVNGTKVRKKLVAPDISLNLDSSEQPALSDDLDESGEIDLDDLDTPSENSNEFEWEDDLPKPKTTDVIRKGSLTEYTEAEEKDDGRRWRMFRIGEQDHRVDMKAIEPYKKVISHGGYYGDGLNAIVVFAVCFMPESSQPNYRYLMDNLFKYVIGTLELLVAENYMIVYLNGATTRRKMPSLGWLRKCYQQIDRRLRKNLKSLIIVHPSWFIRTLLAITKPFISSKFSQKIRYVFTLAELAELIPMEYVGIPECIKQYEEEKFRKKQKRVDQELNGKQEQKSEQ; from the exons ATGGAAGGTGTTGAGTTTAAGGAAGAATGGCAAGATGAAGATTTTCCAAg GCCCCTGCCAGAGGATGATCCTGTTGAATCTGAAACATtggctgcagctggaacagAAAGCCAGGCTG aTGCAGAGGTTAATGGAACCAAAGTGAGGAAGAAACTAGTGGCTCCAGATATCAGCTTAAATTTGGATTCCAGTGAGCAACCTGCTTTGTCTGATGACTTGGATGAGAGTGGAGAGATTGATTTGGATGATTTAGATACTCCTTCAGAAAACAGTAATGAATTTGAATGGGAAG ATGATCTTCCCAAACCAAAAACTACTGATGTGATTCGGAAGGGCTCCCTCACTGAGTACACTGAGGCAGAGGAGAAGGACGATGGGCGGCGCTGGCGGATGTTCCGGATCGGAGAGCAGGACCACAGGGTGGACATGAAGGCAATTGAACCCTATAAAAAAGTTATCAGTCATGGGG GTTATTATGGTGATGGGTTAAATGCCATTGTTgtgtttgctgtttgctttaTGCCTGAAAGCAGCCAGCCTAACTACAGATACCTGATGGACAATCTATTTAA GTATGTAATTGGCACTTTAGAGCTGTTGGTAGCTGAGAACTATATGATAGTTTACCTGAATGGTGCAACCACACGGAGGAAAATGCCCAGTCTAGGCTGGCTCAGGAAGTGTTACCAGCAGATTGACAGAAG GTTAaggaaaaatctgaaatcaCTGATTATAGTTCATCCTTCTTGGTTCATCAGAACACTCCTGGCCATCACAAAACCTTTTATTAG CTCAAAATTCAGCCAAAAAATTAGGTATGTCTTTACCCTGGCAGAACTAGCTGAGCTCATCCCCATGGAGTACGTTGGCATCCCAGAGTGCATAAAACA Gtatgaagaagaaaagtttagaaagaaacagaaaag AGTTGACCAAGAGCTGAATGGAAAACAAGAGCAGAAAAGTGAACAGTAA
- the GTF2A2 gene encoding transcription initiation factor IIA subunit 2 codes for MAYQLYRNTTLGNSLQESLDELIQSQQITPQLALQVLLQFDKAINSALAQRVRNRVNFRGSLNTYRFCDNVWTFVLNDVEFREVTELVKVDKVKIVACDGKNTGSNTAE; via the exons ATGGCATACCAGCTGTACAGGAACACCACGCTGGGCAACagcctccaggagagcctgGACGAGCTCATACAG TCTCAGCAAATCACACCTCAGTTGGCCCTTCAGGTGCTACTTCAGTTTGATAAAGCTATAAATTCAGCTCTGGCACAACGAGTCAGGAACAGAGTGAATTTCAGG GGGTCTCTGAATACATACAGGTTCTGTGACAACGTGTGGACATTTGTACTGAATGACGTTGAATTTAGGGAGGTCACTGAACTTGTGAAAGTGGATAAAGTGAAAATTGTAGCATGTGATGGAAAAA